GCAAGATCCGTGTTCAGGGGCAGGTCTTCATAAACCCCGGTGACTTTCACGTTTGATTTATTATTGATGAGCAGCATCTGATTCACAGGATCTGCATTTCCAAACAATGCCCGTGCAGTAGACGCGGCAAGCAGTATTGAGTGCGGATCCTGCAAGCCATTACGGCTTCCGCTGATCATTTTCAGGGAGAACATATCCGGAGCCGGATCATCCATGTACTGGCCAACGCTGGATATTCTCTTATCTTTTGCAGCAAGGATACATTCCTGCGCAGAAGATGCCCTGACTAAACGGGCAAACAGGTCACTATAGTTAGTTTTCAATTCACCGGCAAGTGGATAAGAGAGCGTGGAGCTTATCTGCGGTCCTTCTTTCATGACTCCAGTTAATGAAACCTTCGCAATACGGTCGTAGTTCTCATGGTATTTATTAAACGACAGTTCATCATATAACCATAGACCGGTAAGGATGACCACCGCCATTCCCAGGGCAAGTCCACTGACATTGATAACTGAAGATGTGCTGTTCTTTATGAACATCCTCCATGCAGTCTTGAGATATATTTTGAACATAATAGTATAGATTTACTGGTGTTAATATTGTGCAGCAACAATGCCAATAGCCAGGTTGGGTATACGATATTGATTATCAGGGTGCTTGATATACCAAGTACCGGCAGGTGTTCGTTTTCGAAACAGCGCTGTTCATTTCCGGACAACATTGTCATATACGGATTATATTGCTACGTGGGTAATGATTTCATCTAATCACGAAAAAATAGTTAGCTTTAAACTACACAACCTAATATAGATACTATTATATGAAAACAACAACTATATTAATAAGCGTACTGGCTATTTTATCGGCCTGCAATAACGGACGCAGCACAATTTCTTCAGCCTCCCTGTCAACAGAAAAAATAAAAGTAGCAGACCAGGGAGTAAACATTGTATATGATGATAGCAAGACAGGAGACACCACCTTGTTATTTATCCATGGCTGGGGCATTAACAGGGGTTACTGGGCAGATCAGGCGGCTCACTTTAGCGGAAAATACCGCGTAGTGACCCTCGACCTGCCAGGTTTCGGAGAATCGGGGAAGAACAGGAAAAGTTGGACGGTGGCAGATTTCGCCCGGGATGTAAATTCCCTGATGGGCGCATTGGCATTGAAGCATGTTATCCTGGTCGGGCATTCTATGAGTGGCGCTATTGCGCTGGAAACAGCGTTAACGGATACAGGCCGGGTAATAGCAGTAGTAGGTATCGATAATTTCAAAAACGTGGGAACTGCGGAAACGGCCCAGGAAGAAAAAGAAAAAGCAGACTTTTATAAAGCCGCGCGGATGGATTATAAAAACACCGTAAATAAATTTGCGGCGATACTTTTCTCATCGTCGACCGACAGCCTGGTTCGTCGCAGGGTGATGAACGATATAGACAGTGCTGATCCGACTATTGCGATAGATTGCCTGGAGGGGTCAGATGCGTATTCGATTGACGCAAAACTTCCGCAGTTAAAGAAGACGCTGTATTTGATTAACAGTGACTATATTCCTACAGATACGAGTGGATTTCTGAAGAATAAGATTGATTACAGTTTATTCCGGATGGGTGTTACGGGGCATTATCCTATGATTGAGGATCCTAAGGAGTTTGACCGGTTGTTGCAGCAGGTGATAGATAAGGTGGGGCGGAGATAGGGATGGTAATTCCCATTGCCTACAAATATTTAAGCTTCTCCTCCTCAATGTCTATCTGATATAAATATCTCCTGATCACATCTTCATCAAATCTCGGGTCCGTCTTATTCTTATTCACCAGCCATTTCCGCTGATGACCCAGGATTTCCTGATACACGCGCTTGCCTGTAGCTGTCATTTCAAGTGTTCCTTCCTGAGCGCTGATGTCAGTCCACCTTTCGGCCAACCGTTGCAACACTGGGTGGGTGGCCAGCTGATCATGATAATCCGCCTTAAGGCGGCGCAAGGCATCTTTGGCTAATTCTTTCCGGATGGCAGTTTCAGCTTCTTCTTCCGGAAGATAATCATCGAAGGAGGGCAGCGTAATCTTTCTGATTAAAAAAGGAAGCGTGAGCCCCTGTAGCAGTAAGGTAACCAGGATAACAATAAAAGTAATGAACAGGATCAGGTTCCGCTGAGGAAATGGGATAGTACCTGCTTTATCCAGATAAACTGGTATCGACAAGGCAGCAGCCAGCGACACCACGCCTCTCATGCCCGTCCATCCCATGATAATGGGTACCTTGTAACCTGGATTTCGTGTATCCGCTACCGTGATAAAATTGCGGGCGATCAGGGTAACGATCACTGCGCCATAGGCAGACAAAATCCTCACAATAATCAACACGGCGGTTATCGTTAATCCATATCCCATTGCCTCGGAAAAGCTTATCCCCTGCTGTTTCAGGCCGGCTGTAATTTCCGGCAGGTCTAAACCAATCATCAGGAAAACGATTCCATTCAATACGAATATCACGCTTTCCCAGAAATTGATGCCCCGTAAACGGGAGGTGCTACTCAGAAAATGATGCCGCCTGTTGGATAACAACAAGCCACCGCTCACTACCGCAAGTACGCCCGAGCTGTGTACTTCTTCCGCCAAAATATACATCACGTAAGGGGTAATAATCGTCATGATAATGTCCATATTGGCATCCGTAGGCAGGTACCTGTGTAATTTCATAAATATGATTCCTACCAGGATACCGATGCCAATCCCTCCTATCAGCATCCAGCCAAAACTCAATGCTGCATGGTACCAGATAAATTGCCCGGTGCCAACGGCTACCATAGCGAAGCGCAATATGATCAACGATGAAGCGTCATTCAGCAGGCTTTCGCCTTCCAGTATCGACGACATTCGTTTGGGTACCTTCACAAATTTCAGGATGGCTCCCGCACTCACCGCATCAGGAGGTGATACGATACCACCCAGCACAAATCCCAATGCCAGTGAGAAACCGGGAATGAAATAGTTGGCAGCAAATGCCACAGATAATGCGGTCAGAAATACTACCACAAATGCAAAGCTGCCGATGATCCGGCGCCAGCGCCACAATTCCTTCCAGGATATTGCCCATGCCGCTTCATATAACAATGGTGGCAGAAAGATGATGAAAATGAGCTCAGGATCTATATGTAATACGGGAATGCCGGGGATCAGGCTTATCAGTAAACCGGCCATCACCAGCAATACAGGATAGGCTACCTTTATCCGGTTCGCCAGCATTATCAGCAATATGATTGCCAGTAACAGGGCAAGATAGAAAGGAAAGTGCTCGAGCATCTACATCAGAATTTGGATATAATATACTAACTGTTGGGGGATTAATTGCACAACTGAACTAATTAAAATAGCCTGTATAAACATTGTGCTTATACAGGCTTCTTATTATCTGATGGGAATTTATTGTGCCAGCCTCTCCACTGTTTGCTTCACTGCCAGGGCATTCGTCAGCGGTGTATAATTAAATCGTTTGTTGAATTTACTGCTGTCGAAATAGTAGTCACGATCATACTGATAAAGCATTTCATAAATCTCTTTCAGGATCTGGTCGGCCGCACCCAATTCTTTTATAGTGTCGGCGGAGAGTAGCTGGAATTTATCACTCTTCCCCATTTCAGCTGCGAATAAGCGGATCCATTCAGCACCGGTAACCGGCTGAGGATCGGTTGGCAGGTTCCATATTTGTCCGTATGCATCGTTGGTATTTCCGAGTATAGCCGTTCCTTTTGCCAGTTCCGGCGTATAGCCAACACTGTGAATTACCTCAGCGTTGCACAACCAGGCAGCTTCTTTATCGTTCAGCAGATTGTCGTAGATGAGATTCATCGTCAGGCTTTTGCCTTTGATATCGCTAAAGAAGTCCGGGGCACGGGCGATAATCGCTTCCAGGTTCCGGTTCCCGATACTGTCGAGGATAGTCTGATCTACCTGCATTCTTACCTCTCCCTTTTTACTAACCGGACTGAAGGGCGATTCTTCGGTGATGTGTTTAACATTGTCGCCGCCGATAGCATATACGTTGTCAAAGAAAACCAGTTTGGCGCCATATTCCAGGCAGGCATCTATTACATTTCGTATCAGCAAGGGCCATTGTACCTGCCAGATGGCGATGTTGTATTCAAATCCGACGGTGAGGTATACGATGCTGCTACCTTCAATAGCTTTAAAAACCTGCCAGCGGTCGGACAAATCGGCCTTGAATACTTCATCGGAAGGATTTACTTGCCGGGGATTTCGTCCAACAAGACGAATATCTTTAGTATAACCTGATAACTCAGCTGCCAGTTCGATTCCGATTGCGCCTCCTGCTCCTAAAATTGTCTGTTTCATCTTTGTCCTGTTTTAAGTTTATGTCCTGATTATTTTGGTGATATCAGATTAATACATCGAAGTTAATCAATATTTAAATGCAAAAAAGGCCGGACAGGAGCCCGGCCCGTTTTATTAAGGAGCAACCTTCATCATAGCAACAACATCCTCAATGCTATTGTATCAGGTAACCACCGTCGACCGGCAGGTATGCTCCAGTACAGAAACTGGCATCATCGGATGCCAGGAAAAGAAATACTTTGGCTATTTCCTCGGGTTTTCCGAGCCTTTTCATGGCGTGTTTTGATTCCATATAGGCTCTGTACTCTGCGCCTGAGGCGGAATTATCCATCAGGAGCGGCGTTTCGATATACCCCGGGCCGATAGCGTTTACACGAATATTATTGGTTGCATTTTCGAGCGCAGCCACTTTCGTTAAGCCAACAAGACCGTGTTTGGAAGAGGCGTAAGCGGCAATCCCCTGCTCTCCTACCTGGCTCATAATTGAGCCCATATTAACGATAGCGCCGCCACCCGGTTGTTTGCGCATTTGAGCAATCTGGTATTTCATACCGTAGAACACGCCACTGAGGTTGATGTTCAGCACCCGCTGCCATTCTTCGATTGTCTTTTCATGCAATAGCGAGGCATCAACAACGCCGGCGTTGTTAAGCGCTACGTCGAGAGAACCAAAAACAGCCACTGTTTCAGCAACTGCCCGCTCCACTTCTTCGGGCCTGGATACATCGCATTTCACAAACCGGGCATCCGTGCCTTCTTTCAGGATTTCGTTTAAGGCTTCCTGATTTTCTTTAACGTCTGCGACCATTACGCGGGCGCCTTCCCGGGCAATTAAGATGGCGGCTGCTTTTCCAATGCCAGAGTTTCCGCCGGTAATAAAGGCTACTTTATTTGTAAAACGGTTCATATTAGTAATGATGTAGTTTTTCAAATTTAGGTATTCGTTGGAAGTGGGGTGATAGTGAAAGAGGGGAAATGCTTGTATAAAGGAGTGGGATTAGTTGTAGATTTTATAACTTCTCACGAGAGACAACATCCGGATATAAAAAAGGCGGTAAGAATACCGCCCTCCAATATTTTAACCATATTATATGTAAAACCTGATACAAAGATATGCCCACGATTTACATCCCGGAATGTGATTTCGTAAACGCGATGATCGGCTAAAGTAACGCTGAAAAAGCGAGGCTGTTAACCAGCTATTAACAAGTATTTCGTTCAACTCCGGCAATTATCCGCATTCTCACAAAAACTCCACTCACATATGGACATAAAAAAAGGCGGTAAGAATACCGCCCTCCAATATTTTAACCATGTTATATGTAAAACCTGATACAAAGATATGCCCCCGATTTACATCCCGGAATGTGATTTCGTAAACGCGACGATTGGCTAAAGTAACGCTGAAAAAGCGAGGCTGTTAACCAGCTATTAACAAGTATTTCGTTCAACTCCGGCAATTATCCGCATTCTCACAAAAACTCCACTCACATATGGACATAAAAAAAGGCGGTAAGAATACCGCCCTCCAATATTTTAACCATGTTATATGTAAAACCTGATACAAAGATATGCCCCCGATTTACATCCCGGAATGTGATTTCGTAAACGCGATGATCGGCTAAAGTAACGCTGAAAAAGCGAGGCTGTTAACCAGCTATTAACAAGTATTTCGTTCAACTCCGGCAATTATCCGCATTCTCACAAAAACTCCACTCACATATGGACATAAAAAAAGGCGGTAAGAATACCGCCCTCCAATATTTTAACCATATCCTATGAAAAACCTGATACAAAGATATACCCCTGATTTACATCCCGGAATGTGATTTCGTAAACGCGATGATTGGTTAAGGCAACGCTGAAAAAATGTGGCTGTTAACCAGCTATTAACAGTATCAGTTGATTTATTGGTTATGACGGGTAAAACCAATTTTGTTAAGCGGCTCCTGCAGTGGAGTAAGCAATTCTTTAAGGTATTTAAAAATTAGCTGTATTTCGGCATCGTGGTCGGTCGACTTCCTCTCCAACTGTTCCAGTTTTAATAAAACATCCTTATGTGTCGATAACATTTCCCGCATCTTCACGAAAATTTCAATAATGCGGATACTGACCTGTATGGCCCGATCGCTGCGCAGCACGTTTGCCAACATCAATACCCCATGTTCAGTAAAAACGTATGGGAAATAGCCACCCAGGTGCTTTTTGGAAGGTATCGCAAATTGCGATACCATGTTTTCCACCTCTTCATCTGTCAGCTGGAACATAAAATTCTCAGGGAACCGACTCATATTACGTTTAACCTGTTCTCTCAGCCGTATAGGTTTTACATCATATAACTCAGCCAGATCACGGTCTAACATTATCTTATGTCCCCTGACATAATAAATCTTACTGATGAGAATCTCATCAGTAAGCATGACTTCTTTTCGTTCGTTATTCATGATTAAATGATAAGGTTAACAATGCCTACCTCTTCCTGTACTTTAGGCTTCATATAGGTAGTGTATCTTATATACACCAGAAAACGCTACCACGTCACATTCCTGACACTATCTTTCTGTTTTGGATAAACAAGCCAATTAAAAAAGGCGGTAAGAATACCGCCCTCCAATATTTTAACCATATCCTATGAAAAA
The genomic region above belongs to Chitinophaga sp. 180180018-3 and contains:
- a CDS encoding alpha/beta hydrolase; this translates as MKTTTILISVLAILSACNNGRSTISSASLSTEKIKVADQGVNIVYDDSKTGDTTLLFIHGWGINRGYWADQAAHFSGKYRVVTLDLPGFGESGKNRKSWTVADFARDVNSLMGALALKHVILVGHSMSGAIALETALTDTGRVIAVVGIDNFKNVGTAETAQEEKEKADFYKAARMDYKNTVNKFAAILFSSSTDSLVRRRVMNDIDSADPTIAIDCLEGSDAYSIDAKLPQLKKTLYLINSDYIPTDTSGFLKNKIDYSLFRMGVTGHYPMIEDPKEFDRLLQQVIDKVGRR
- a CDS encoding Na+/H+ antiporter, yielding MLEHFPFYLALLLAIILLIMLANRIKVAYPVLLVMAGLLISLIPGIPVLHIDPELIFIIFLPPLLYEAAWAISWKELWRWRRIIGSFAFVVVFLTALSVAFAANYFIPGFSLALGFVLGGIVSPPDAVSAGAILKFVKVPKRMSSILEGESLLNDASSLIILRFAMVAVGTGQFIWYHAALSFGWMLIGGIGIGILVGIIFMKLHRYLPTDANMDIIMTIITPYVMYILAEEVHSSGVLAVVSGGLLLSNRRHHFLSSTSRLRGINFWESVIFVLNGIVFLMIGLDLPEITAGLKQQGISFSEAMGYGLTITAVLIIVRILSAYGAVIVTLIARNFITVADTRNPGYKVPIIMGWTGMRGVVSLAAALSIPVYLDKAGTIPFPQRNLILFITFIVILVTLLLQGLTLPFLIRKITLPSFDDYLPEEEAETAIRKELAKDALRRLKADYHDQLATHPVLQRLAERWTDISAQEGTLEMTATGKRVYQEILGHQRKWLVNKNKTDPRFDEDVIRRYLYQIDIEEEKLKYL
- a CDS encoding SDR family oxidoreductase, whose protein sequence is MNRFTNKVAFITGGNSGIGKAAAILIAREGARVMVADVKENQEALNEILKEGTDARFVKCDVSRPEEVERAVAETVAVFGSLDVALNNAGVVDASLLHEKTIEEWQRVLNINLSGVFYGMKYQIAQMRKQPGGGAIVNMGSIMSQVGEQGIAAYASSKHGLVGLTKVAALENATNNIRVNAIGPGYIETPLLMDNSASGAEYRAYMESKHAMKRLGKPEEIAKVFLFLASDDASFCTGAYLPVDGGYLIQ
- a CDS encoding ORF6N domain-containing protein encodes the protein MNNERKEVMLTDEILISKIYYVRGHKIMLDRDLAELYDVKPIRLREQVKRNMSRFPENFMFQLTDEEVENMVSQFAIPSKKHLGGYFPYVFTEHGVLMLANVLRSDRAIQVSIRIIEIFVKMREMLSTHKDVLLKLEQLERKSTDHDAEIQLIFKYLKELLTPLQEPLNKIGFTRHNQ
- a CDS encoding NAD(P)H-binding protein, with the translated sequence MKQTILGAGGAIGIELAAELSGYTKDIRLVGRNPRQVNPSDEVFKADLSDRWQVFKAIEGSSIVYLTVGFEYNIAIWQVQWPLLIRNVIDACLEYGAKLVFFDNVYAIGGDNVKHITEESPFSPVSKKGEVRMQVDQTILDSIGNRNLEAIIARAPDFFSDIKGKSLTMNLIYDNLLNDKEAAWLCNAEVIHSVGYTPELAKGTAILGNTNDAYGQIWNLPTDPQPVTGAEWIRLFAAEMGKSDKFQLLSADTIKELGAADQILKEIYEMLYQYDRDYYFDSSKFNKRFNYTPLTNALAVKQTVERLAQ